In the Rhizobium sp. CB3090 genome, one interval contains:
- the dxs gene encoding 1-deoxy-D-xylulose-5-phosphate synthase: MTHMPETPLLDQVHYPSDLRKLEDRDLPQLASELREEMIDAVSRTGGHLGAGLGVVELTIAIHNVFDTPNDRLIFDVGHQCYPHKILTGRRDRIRTLRQEDGLSGFTRRAESEYDPFGAAHSSTSISAGLGMAVAAELDKTDRRVIAVIGDGAMSAGMAYEALNNAGALDARLIVILNDNDMSIAPPTGAMSAYLARLASGRTYMGFRDFGKKLTAYLGKNVDRAITRAVEHARGYVTGGTMFEEMGFYHIGPIDGHSFDHLLPVLRNVRDHAQGPVLIHVVTQKGKGYAPAEAAADKYHGVNKFDVITGAQAKVKPNAPSYTSVFADALVQEAMLDDKIVGITAAMPNGTGLDKLQEFFPARCFDVGIAEQHAVTFAAGLAAEGFKPFAALYSTFLQRAYDQVVHDVAIQGLPVRFPIDRAGFVGADGPTHAGSFDTAFLATLPGFVVMAAADEAELKHMVRTAAAYDLGPISFRYPRGEGVGIELPERGEILQIGKGRIVKQGSKVALLSFGTRLADSLAAAEDLDAAGLSTTVADARFAKPLDHDLIRQLASHHEVLITVEEGSVGGFGSQVMQFLATEGLLDNGLKIRTLVMPDIWMEQAKPEVMNAKAGLDRAGIVQTVFKALGRSRMIEVAG, from the coding sequence TTGACACATATGCCAGAGACGCCCCTGCTGGACCAGGTCCACTATCCTTCCGACCTGCGAAAGCTGGAGGACCGGGATTTGCCGCAACTCGCCAGCGAGCTCCGCGAAGAGATGATCGACGCGGTATCGCGCACGGGTGGGCATCTGGGCGCCGGCCTCGGCGTTGTCGAACTCACCATCGCCATCCACAATGTCTTCGATACGCCGAACGACCGCCTGATCTTCGACGTCGGCCATCAGTGTTATCCGCACAAGATCCTGACCGGCCGCCGCGACCGTATCCGCACGCTGCGCCAGGAGGACGGACTTTCCGGCTTCACCCGCCGGGCAGAGAGCGAATACGATCCCTTCGGCGCCGCGCATTCCTCGACGTCGATCTCCGCCGGCCTCGGCATGGCGGTTGCTGCCGAACTCGACAAGACCGACCGCCGCGTCATTGCGGTCATCGGCGACGGCGCGATGTCGGCCGGCATGGCCTATGAGGCGCTGAACAATGCCGGCGCGCTCGACGCCCGGCTGATCGTCATCCTCAATGACAACGACATGTCGATCGCCCCGCCGACGGGGGCCATGAGCGCCTATCTGGCCCGCCTTGCCTCCGGCCGCACCTATATGGGCTTCCGCGATTTCGGCAAGAAGCTGACCGCCTATCTCGGCAAGAATGTCGACCGTGCCATTACCCGCGCCGTGGAGCATGCACGAGGCTATGTCACCGGCGGGACGATGTTCGAGGAGATGGGGTTCTACCACATCGGCCCGATCGACGGTCATTCCTTCGACCATCTGCTTCCGGTCCTACGGAATGTGCGGGACCATGCGCAGGGGCCGGTGCTGATCCATGTGGTGACGCAAAAGGGCAAGGGCTATGCCCCCGCCGAAGCGGCAGCGGACAAATATCACGGCGTCAACAAGTTTGACGTCATCACCGGTGCGCAGGCCAAGGTGAAGCCGAACGCACCGAGCTATACCAGCGTCTTCGCCGATGCACTGGTGCAGGAAGCGATGCTGGACGACAAGATCGTCGGCATTACCGCCGCCATGCCGAATGGCACCGGACTCGATAAGCTGCAGGAATTTTTCCCGGCCCGCTGTTTCGATGTCGGTATTGCCGAGCAGCACGCCGTCACTTTCGCGGCCGGCCTCGCCGCCGAGGGTTTCAAGCCGTTCGCGGCACTTTATTCGACCTTCCTGCAGCGCGCCTATGACCAGGTGGTGCATGATGTCGCGATCCAGGGCCTGCCAGTGCGCTTCCCGATCGACCGCGCCGGTTTCGTAGGCGCCGACGGGCCGACGCATGCCGGTTCCTTCGATACCGCCTTCCTCGCCACCCTGCCCGGCTTCGTGGTCATGGCCGCTGCCGACGAGGCGGAGCTGAAGCATATGGTGCGCACGGCAGCCGCCTACGATCTCGGCCCTATCTCCTTCCGCTATCCCCGTGGCGAAGGTGTCGGCATCGAACTGCCGGAACGCGGCGAAATTCTTCAGATCGGCAAGGGCCGTATCGTCAAGCAGGGGTCGAAGGTGGCGCTGCTATCCTTCGGCACGCGACTCGCCGACAGTCTAGCCGCTGCCGAAGATCTCGACGCTGCCGGCCTATCGACAACGGTTGCCGATGCCCGCTTCGCTAAGCCGCTGGACCACGATCTCATCCGCCAGCTTGCCAGCCATCATGAGGTGCTGATCACCGTCGAGGAAGGCTCGGTTGGCGGCTTCGGCAGCCAGGTCATGCAGTTCCTCGCCACCGAAGGCCTGCTCGACAATGGCCTTAAGATCCGCACGCTGGTCATGCCCGATATCTGGATGGAGCAGGCCAAGCCCGAAGTCATGAACGCCAAAGCCGGCCTCGACCGCGCCGGCATCGTGCAGACGGTGTTCAAGGCGCTGGGCCGCAGCCGAATGATCGAGGTCGCCGGGTAA
- a CDS encoding pirin family protein has product MSFFPGKDPLPGDAFACDAIEHLIIPRTTDLGGFSVRRALPSSRRRLVGPFIFFDRMGPAVLRPDEAVDVRPHPHIGLSTVTYLFDGEIRHMDSLGTEKIIRPGDINLMTAGRGIVHSERTPDNLRGHPLAMSGLQTWLALPDDKEEIDPDFTHTEKSDLPPINDGGATGRVVIGSFEGVTSPVKVFSDTLYVDLQLQPGVKFPFGAEHEERAVYILSGSLIVAGDRFEQDQLLVFRPGDAIALEAAEKGCHLMLFGGAALNSKRYIWWNFVSSSKERIEKAKEEWRTGRFDIVPGDEEEFIPLPES; this is encoded by the coding sequence ATGTCCTTCTTTCCTGGCAAAGATCCACTGCCCGGCGATGCCTTCGCCTGCGACGCGATCGAGCATCTCATCATTCCGCGCACGACGGATCTTGGCGGCTTTTCCGTCCGTCGCGCGCTCCCGAGCAGCCGACGGCGGCTTGTGGGGCCGTTTATCTTCTTTGACCGTATGGGTCCGGCGGTGCTGAGACCCGACGAAGCAGTGGATGTCAGGCCGCATCCGCATATCGGCCTTTCGACCGTCACCTATCTTTTCGACGGCGAAATCCGTCACATGGACAGCCTGGGTACGGAAAAGATCATTCGCCCCGGCGATATCAACCTGATGACGGCCGGGCGCGGCATCGTGCATTCCGAACGCACGCCGGACAATCTGCGCGGCCATCCGCTGGCGATGTCCGGCCTGCAGACCTGGCTCGCGCTGCCGGACGACAAGGAAGAGATCGATCCGGACTTTACCCATACCGAAAAGAGCGATCTACCGCCGATCAACGACGGCGGTGCGACGGGCCGCGTGGTTATCGGAAGCTTCGAGGGCGTAACCTCGCCGGTCAAAGTCTTCTCCGACACGCTCTATGTCGATCTTCAGCTTCAGCCCGGCGTGAAGTTCCCATTCGGCGCCGAACATGAGGAACGTGCGGTCTATATTCTCTCCGGCTCATTGATCGTTGCCGGCGACCGTTTCGAGCAGGATCAGCTCCTTGTCTTCCGCCCCGGCGATGCTATTGCCTTAGAGGCGGCTGAGAAAGGCTGTCATCTTATGCTTTTTGGGGGTGCGGCGCTCAATTCGAAGCGCTATATCTGGTGGAATTTCGTGTCTTCTTCCAAGGAACGCATCGAAAAGGCCAAGGAAGAATGGCGCACCGGCCGTTTCGACATCGTGCCGGGAGACGAGGAAGAGTTTATTCCTTTGCCGGAAAGCTAA
- a CDS encoding DUF1850 domain-containing protein, whose amino-acid sequence MSLCILTGGKLITVAATAFTLQWTHSIEKTEWREAWSVRPAGLVLTEAWIKGSGAGMEPGDDAVLKDGWWNWKPKRMPIARLSLAASGKTASGWTLCHDGECLTLGSKAGDDAVIGSCPLR is encoded by the coding sequence ATGAGCCTGTGCATCCTCACCGGCGGCAAGCTGATCACGGTCGCAGCGACGGCCTTCACCTTGCAATGGACGCATTCGATCGAGAAAACTGAATGGCGGGAGGCTTGGAGCGTCCGACCGGCCGGTTTGGTGCTGACCGAGGCCTGGATCAAAGGTTCCGGTGCGGGTATGGAACCGGGAGATGACGCTGTCCTGAAAGATGGATGGTGGAATTGGAAACCAAAGCGGATGCCGATCGCAAGGCTGTCGCTTGCCGCATCAGGCAAGACCGCCAGCGGCTGGACGCTCTGCCATGACGGCGAATGCCTGACTTTGGGGAGCAAAGCAGGCGATGATGCAGTCATCGGCTCATGCCCTCTTCGATAG
- a CDS encoding TRAP transporter permease: MTDIESGQQYLAPHSAEEPIEGLPQGFGDGLSGRVAFWIAFSFSLFQLWTAAYGTLPSQIVRAMHVGFLLLLGFALLGNLVAKTPFGKMVLWALGIIGFLTGVYNWIFYAALIERAGFLTEIDLTVGVILIALVFESARRLMGLPLTIIAAIFFLYCFVGNHLPSPFNHRGYDFAQIIEQFSYGTEGIYGTPIYVSASYIFIFVVFAAFLERAGMLALFNDFALGLVGTWRGGPAQVCVLSSALMGTISGSGVANVVASGQFTIPLMKRFGFRSAFAGGVEATSSMGGQIMPPVMGAVAFIMAETLNVPYAEIVKAALIPAFLYFGVCFWIVYLEAGKAGLSGMKKSELPNPWQAVRQHWPLVLPLAALVYLLFAGYTPIYAGTMGLALVVVLILGTSLSALIGPKVLRSVFWIILGLAAASFTKFGVNILALVIGALVLACVLFKGGRETLGICRDSLAEGAKNALPVGIACAIVGIVIGTLTLTGIASTFIGAIISIGKDNLFLSLVLTMLTCLVLGMGIPTIPNYIITSSLAGPALLQLGVPLLVSHMFVFYFGIMADLTPPVALAAFAAAPMAKASGLRIAVQATKLATAGFAVPFMAVYTPALMLQDAGPLAAAWGYPVEVAYIVFKACFGIALWGAASVGFLLARLTLAERLLAFAAGVSLIVALPLTDEAGFAVGAAVIAVHWWRNRHPPQEPVTP, encoded by the coding sequence ATGACCGATATCGAGTCCGGGCAGCAATATCTCGCACCGCATTCTGCCGAAGAGCCGATCGAAGGCCTTCCGCAGGGATTCGGCGATGGGCTATCCGGCCGCGTCGCATTCTGGATCGCATTCAGCTTTTCGCTATTCCAGCTCTGGACGGCGGCCTATGGCACCTTGCCCAGCCAGATCGTACGCGCGATGCATGTCGGTTTTCTGCTGCTGCTCGGCTTCGCGCTGCTCGGAAATCTCGTCGCCAAAACCCCGTTTGGCAAAATGGTGCTCTGGGCGCTCGGCATCATCGGTTTCCTGACAGGTGTCTATAACTGGATATTCTATGCCGCGCTGATCGAGCGCGCCGGTTTCCTGACGGAGATCGACCTTACGGTCGGCGTGATCCTGATCGCTCTCGTCTTCGAGAGTGCGCGCCGGCTGATGGGCCTGCCGCTGACCATCATTGCGGCGATCTTCTTCCTCTATTGTTTCGTGGGCAATCATTTGCCTTCGCCTTTCAATCACCGGGGCTATGATTTCGCGCAGATCATCGAGCAATTCAGCTACGGCACCGAAGGCATCTACGGCACGCCGATCTACGTCTCGGCCAGCTACATCTTCATCTTCGTGGTCTTTGCCGCCTTTCTCGAACGCGCCGGAATGCTCGCCCTTTTCAACGATTTCGCTCTTGGTCTGGTTGGCACCTGGCGCGGCGGGCCGGCGCAGGTCTGCGTGCTCTCCTCGGCGCTGATGGGGACAATCTCGGGATCGGGTGTGGCGAACGTCGTCGCCAGCGGGCAATTCACCATTCCGCTGATGAAGCGCTTCGGCTTCCGCTCCGCCTTTGCCGGTGGTGTCGAGGCGACGTCGTCCATGGGCGGTCAGATCATGCCGCCAGTCATGGGCGCCGTCGCCTTCATCATGGCCGAGACCCTCAATGTCCCCTATGCGGAAATCGTCAAGGCAGCGTTGATCCCTGCCTTCCTCTACTTCGGCGTCTGTTTCTGGATCGTCTACCTGGAGGCCGGCAAGGCCGGCCTGAGCGGCATGAAAAAATCCGAACTGCCAAATCCCTGGCAGGCGGTGCGGCAGCACTGGCCGCTGGTGCTGCCGCTCGCGGCGCTCGTCTATCTCCTCTTTGCCGGCTATACGCCGATCTATGCCGGGACGATGGGGCTGGCACTGGTCGTCGTCCTCATTCTTGGAACCTCGCTCTCGGCTCTCATCGGTCCGAAGGTTCTGCGGAGCGTGTTCTGGATCATCCTTGGCCTTGCGGCTGCTTCCTTCACCAAATTCGGCGTGAACATCCTTGCCTTGGTGATCGGTGCCCTCGTGCTTGCCTGCGTCCTCTTCAAGGGAGGGCGCGAGACGCTCGGCATCTGCCGCGATTCGCTGGCCGAAGGCGCCAAGAATGCGCTTCCGGTGGGCATTGCCTGTGCCATCGTCGGCATCGTTATCGGCACGCTGACATTGACCGGCATCGCCTCCACCTTCATCGGGGCGATCATCAGCATCGGCAAGGACAATCTCTTCCTTTCGCTGGTATTGACGATGCTGACCTGTCTCGTGCTCGGCATGGGCATTCCAACCATTCCGAACTACATCATCACGTCATCGCTGGCGGGACCGGCGCTGCTGCAACTCGGTGTGCCGCTGCTCGTCAGCCACATGTTCGTATTCTATTTCGGCATTATGGCAGACCTCACGCCGCCGGTTGCCCTCGCTGCCTTCGCCGCGGCCCCCATGGCGAAGGCATCGGGCCTGCGCATTGCGGTGCAGGCGACGAAACTCGCCACGGCCGGCTTCGCCGTGCCGTTCATGGCGGTGTACACACCGGCGCTCATGCTGCAGGATGCAGGCCCGCTGGCGGCCGCGTGGGGTTATCCCGTCGAAGTCGCCTACATCGTCTTCAAAGCCTGTTTCGGCATCGCGCTCTGGGGCGCAGCATCGGTCGGCTTTCTGCTGGCGCGCCTGACGCTGGCGGAACGCCTGCTCGCCTTCGCCGCCGGTGTCAGCCTTATTGTTGCGCTGCCCTTGACGGATGAGGCGGGGTTTGCCGTCGGCGCAGCGGTAATCGCCGTTCATTGGTGGCGCAACCGTCATCCACCGCAGGAACCGGTTACGCCATGA
- a CDS encoding TAXI family TRAP transporter solute-binding subunit — MKRTAANFIAASTLALTCILTATTAKTEEFINVLTGGTSGVYYPLGVALAKIYGDNIPGARTQVQATKASVENLNLLQQGKGEIGFSLGDSVQMAWEGNKEAGFPGKLTKLRGIAAIYPNYIQIVASKESGIKTLADLKGKSLSVGAPKSGTELNARAILQAAGMSYKELGKTEYLPFAESVELMKNRQLDATLQSAGLGVASIRDLASSLPINVVAVPAADVAKIGAPYISVKIPAGTYQGQTEDVETAAVGNFLITHEGVPDETVYQMTKLLFENLGPLSAAHAAAKAIDRSKALESMPVPLHPGAERYYREVGLLK; from the coding sequence GTGAAACGTACTGCAGCCAATTTCATTGCCGCCAGCACACTGGCTCTTACCTGCATCCTTACGGCAACTACCGCCAAGACCGAAGAATTCATCAATGTGCTGACCGGGGGGACATCGGGCGTTTACTATCCGCTCGGCGTGGCGTTGGCTAAAATCTACGGCGACAATATTCCTGGCGCCAGAACGCAGGTGCAGGCCACCAAGGCTTCGGTGGAGAATCTCAATCTTCTGCAGCAGGGCAAGGGCGAAATCGGATTTTCGCTCGGCGATTCCGTGCAAATGGCCTGGGAAGGCAACAAGGAGGCCGGTTTTCCCGGTAAGCTCACCAAGCTTCGCGGCATAGCCGCGATCTATCCGAATTACATCCAGATCGTCGCCTCCAAAGAATCGGGCATCAAGACGCTGGCCGATCTGAAGGGCAAGAGCCTTTCCGTCGGAGCGCCGAAATCGGGTACGGAGCTGAACGCCCGCGCCATCCTGCAGGCCGCCGGCATGAGCTACAAAGAGCTTGGCAAGACCGAATACCTGCCCTTTGCGGAATCAGTCGAACTTATGAAGAATCGCCAGCTCGATGCGACCCTGCAATCGGCCGGATTGGGCGTCGCATCGATTCGCGACCTGGCAAGCTCACTACCGATCAATGTTGTGGCCGTGCCTGCCGCCGATGTTGCCAAGATCGGAGCGCCGTATATTTCGGTGAAAATCCCGGCAGGCACCTATCAGGGTCAGACCGAAGATGTGGAAACGGCAGCCGTCGGTAATTTTCTCATCACGCATGAGGGTGTCCCCGATGAGACCGTCTATCAGATGACGAAGCTGCTCTTCGAAAATCTCGGACCGCTATCTGCCGCTCATGCCGCTGCAAAAGCGATTGATCGCTCCAAAGCACTCGAGAGCATGCCTGTGCCGCTGCATCCCGGCGCGGAGCGCTATTACCGCGAAGTAGGCCTTCTGAAATAA
- a CDS encoding exodeoxyribonuclease VII small subunit, which translates to MSENAKVDVSGYSFEKAVAELESIVARLERGDVALDESIAIYERGEALKKHCEALLTAAENRIEKIRLDRAGKPQGTEPLDGQ; encoded by the coding sequence ATGAGCGAAAACGCCAAAGTGGATGTGTCCGGCTATTCCTTCGAAAAGGCCGTGGCGGAGCTCGAAAGCATCGTCGCGCGGCTGGAACGCGGCGACGTGGCGCTCGACGAATCCATTGCCATCTATGAGCGTGGCGAAGCGCTGAAGAAACATTGCGAAGCCCTGCTCACGGCAGCCGAGAACCGCATCGAGAAAATCAGGCTCGACCGGGCCGGCAAGCCGCAGGGAACGGAACCGCTGGATGGACAATAA
- a CDS encoding histone deacetylase family protein, with amino-acid sequence MSTRLYEHPIFLEHLTPPGHPERPDRLRSLNIALEHPNFERLDRRKAPLASEDAVLLAHPEEHLTFVLRSIPDGGDDDEINQLEADTYASPKTLQAIMHGVGGAMAAVDDVFSGAADNVFVAARPPGHHAEKNKAMGFCFFNNVAIAARHAQKAHGAERIAIVDWDVHHGNGTQDIFWDDPSVLFCSTHQMPLYPGTGKKDERGAHNTIVNAPLSPNTGGDHFREAFKSRVLPALDDFRPDLILISAGFDAHHRDPLAQLNLTGEDFDWATGRILEAADRSAKNRVVSLLEGGYDLEGLAESAGLHILRMMKG; translated from the coding sequence ATGAGCACACGTCTTTACGAGCACCCGATTTTTCTGGAACACCTTACCCCGCCGGGTCATCCGGAGAGGCCGGACCGGCTGCGGTCGCTGAATATCGCGCTGGAGCATCCGAACTTCGAAAGGTTGGACCGTCGCAAAGCGCCGCTCGCCAGCGAGGACGCGGTGCTGCTGGCCCATCCGGAAGAGCACCTGACCTTCGTCCTGCGCTCGATCCCCGACGGGGGTGACGACGATGAGATCAACCAGCTCGAAGCCGACACCTATGCCAGCCCGAAGACCTTGCAGGCCATCATGCATGGCGTCGGCGGCGCGATGGCCGCAGTCGACGACGTGTTCTCGGGCGCGGCCGACAATGTCTTCGTCGCGGCCCGTCCGCCCGGTCATCACGCCGAGAAGAACAAGGCCATGGGCTTCTGCTTCTTCAACAATGTGGCAATCGCCGCCCGCCATGCGCAGAAAGCCCATGGAGCCGAGCGCATTGCCATCGTCGATTGGGATGTGCATCACGGCAATGGCACGCAGGACATCTTCTGGGACGATCCCTCGGTGCTCTTCTGCTCCACGCACCAAATGCCGCTTTACCCGGGCACTGGCAAAAAGGACGAGCGAGGCGCGCATAATACCATCGTCAACGCGCCGCTTTCGCCCAATACCGGCGGCGACCATTTCCGCGAGGCTTTCAAATCTCGCGTGCTGCCGGCGCTCGATGATTTCCGCCCTGACCTCATCCTCATCTCGGCCGGCTTCGACGCCCATCATCGCGATCCCCTGGCCCAACTCAATCTCACCGGCGAGGATTTCGACTGGGCGACCGGGCGAATCCTGGAAGCCGCCGACCGCAGCGCCAAGAACCGGGTCGTCAGCCTGCTCGAAGGCGGCTATGATCTCGAAGGCCTCGCCGAATCGGCGGGCTTGCATATTTTGCGCATGATGAAGGGTTGA
- a CDS encoding thioesterase family protein: MMGIERSDVIEMRIPPRDVDRQGQMFIASYISQAETALSNFWRARPLVNDEPAYIATKASCALHRALRYDELARFSVSVNKIGGKSVGFLVMVETGNELAAEVEILWLAVRGEEHDPVPLPEDTRDWLYKYLD; the protein is encoded by the coding sequence ATGATGGGTATCGAACGATCTGATGTCATCGAGATGCGGATACCGCCTCGCGATGTCGACAGGCAGGGGCAGATGTTCATCGCCTCCTACATCTCCCAGGCGGAAACGGCATTGTCGAATTTTTGGCGCGCGCGGCCGCTGGTGAACGACGAGCCGGCATACATCGCCACAAAGGCCTCGTGTGCGCTGCACCGGGCGTTGCGCTATGACGAACTGGCCCGTTTTTCGGTCAGCGTCAACAAAATCGGCGGCAAGTCGGTCGGCTTCCTGGTCATGGTCGAAACCGGCAATGAGCTCGCGGCGGAGGTGGAAATCCTCTGGCTCGCCGTGCGCGGCGAGGAACACGATCCCGTGCCGCTGCCCGAAGACACCCGCGACTGGCTCTACAAGTACTTGGATTGA
- a CDS encoding biotin transporter BioY — protein sequence MTTRDLVLSALFAAIIVALGLLPPIPIGIIPVPITAQSLGVMLAGVVLGAKRGAVAVLIVVVLVAIGLPVLSGGRGGLAVFAGPTAGFFIGWIFAAYVTGYLSERLVKAEQAGLAQGIGFFIASVIGGVVVLYAFGIAWLAIAANLGFTNAFKGSMGFVPGDLVKAVVAALVGRAVMVGYPLLPQRS from the coding sequence ATGACCACCCGCGACCTCGTCCTCTCTGCGCTCTTTGCCGCCATCATCGTGGCGCTCGGCCTGCTGCCGCCGATCCCGATCGGCATCATTCCGGTGCCGATCACTGCGCAGTCGCTCGGCGTGATGCTTGCGGGCGTGGTACTTGGCGCAAAGCGCGGCGCGGTTGCGGTATTGATCGTCGTCGTGCTGGTGGCAATCGGCCTGCCGGTGCTATCGGGCGGCCGCGGCGGACTTGCCGTCTTCGCCGGCCCGACGGCCGGCTTCTTCATCGGCTGGATCTTCGCCGCCTACGTCACCGGTTATCTCTCCGAGCGGCTGGTGAAGGCCGAGCAGGCGGGACTTGCCCAGGGCATCGGCTTCTTCATCGCTTCGGTGATCGGCGGCGTCGTGGTTCTCTACGCCTTCGGCATTGCCTGGCTCGCGATCGCGGCCAATCTTGGCTTCACCAACGCGTTCAAAGGGTCGATGGGCTTCGTTCCCGGCGATCTCGTCAAGGCTGTTGTCGCCGCCCTCGTCGGCCGCGCCGTCATGGTCGGCTATCCCCTTTTGCCGCAGCGGAGCTGA
- a CDS encoding energy-coupling factor transporter transmembrane protein EcfT gives MQTLHVDANTWMHRIGPRLKLDTLAALGILLFLTDNLALLGLAVAIGTLLYFKSGLPVSESLKRLRPVILTIVVVALFSLIFNPVHVAAVTVLRLTALVFFAAVVTATTSIAAFIDEITALAAPLEKADLLKAADIGLAVGLVVRFVPEILDRYRAIREAHEARGIKIRLTTTLGPLIILTLRDADNIAAAIDARGIRRH, from the coding sequence ATGCAGACGCTGCACGTCGACGCCAACACCTGGATGCACCGGATCGGGCCGCGTCTCAAGCTCGACACGCTGGCGGCTCTCGGTATCCTATTGTTCCTGACGGATAATCTCGCGCTGCTCGGCCTGGCCGTCGCCATCGGCACCCTGCTCTATTTCAAGAGTGGGTTACCCGTGAGCGAGTCGTTGAAGCGGCTGCGGCCGGTCATTCTCACCATTGTCGTCGTGGCGCTGTTCAGCCTGATCTTCAATCCCGTCCATGTCGCCGCCGTCACCGTGTTGCGGCTGACCGCACTGGTGTTTTTCGCGGCTGTGGTGACGGCGACGACGTCGATTGCCGCTTTCATCGACGAGATTACAGCGCTTGCCGCGCCATTGGAAAAGGCCGATCTGCTCAAGGCCGCCGATATCGGTCTTGCGGTCGGCCTTGTCGTGCGCTTCGTCCCGGAAATCCTCGACCGTTACCGCGCCATACGAGAGGCGCATGAGGCGCGGGGGATTAAAATCCGCCTCACGACGACGCTGGGGCCGCTGATCATCCTGACCCTGCGGGATGCCGACAATATCGCGGCTGCGATTGACGCCCGGGGCATTCGGCGGCATTGA
- a CDS encoding energy-coupling factor ABC transporter ATP-binding protein, translating to MDIRFDNAGVNFGPRPALAPLSLALSERRIGVIGLNGSGKTTFARLINGLAKPTTGRVTVDGLDTVTDAKSVLGKVGYIFQSPQNQIILPIIRDDIAFGLKARGLGKSDIEAAVDGILDRFGVSHLAERRAHELSGGELQMAALCSVLVTGPDILILDEPTNQLDLKNRALVQTTIAGLPEHVIVISHDLPLIEDFDRVLLFDQGRLIADAPPAEAIARYKELAA from the coding sequence TTGGATATCCGCTTCGACAATGCCGGCGTCAATTTCGGCCCGCGGCCTGCGCTTGCGCCGCTCAGCCTAGCGCTGAGCGAGCGGCGCATCGGCGTGATCGGGCTCAATGGTTCCGGCAAGACGACATTTGCACGGCTGATCAACGGGCTCGCCAAACCGACGACCGGCCGGGTCACCGTCGACGGGCTCGACACCGTTACCGACGCCAAATCCGTGCTCGGAAAGGTCGGCTATATCTTCCAGTCGCCGCAGAACCAGATCATCCTGCCGATCATTCGTGACGATATCGCCTTCGGTCTCAAGGCTCGCGGGCTCGGCAAGAGCGACATCGAGGCAGCGGTGGACGGCATTCTTGACCGGTTCGGTGTCTCCCACCTGGCAGAACGGCGGGCGCATGAACTTTCCGGCGGCGAGCTGCAGATGGCAGCTCTCTGCTCCGTGCTCGTCACTGGCCCTGACATCCTCATCCTCGACGAGCCAACCAATCAGCTCGATCTCAAGAACAGGGCTCTGGTGCAGACCACCATTGCCGGCCTGCCGGAACATGTTATCGTCATCAGCCATGACCTGCCGCTGATAGAGGATTTCGACCGCGTGCTGCTGTTTGATCAAGGTCGCTTGATCGCCGACGCGCCACCGGCCGAAGCTATCGCCCGCTACAAGGAGTTGGCTGCCTGA